Proteins co-encoded in one Gleimia hominis genomic window:
- a CDS encoding Rv3654c family TadE-like protein, which yields MSGKTDNSEAGSGTVYALAVILVVLIIGGLVVATAMMYAVKTKARAGIDMAALAAADAMLSGRGDECARGQTIASRNQIALTKCVSDGNDVWLTGARTFEVLGQTVPITVRAKAGLPAQTGFQ from the coding sequence GTGAGCGGCAAAACTGATAACTCGGAAGCTGGGTCGGGGACGGTCTACGCGCTCGCGGTGATCCTCGTGGTCCTCATAATAGGAGGGCTGGTGGTTGCGACCGCCATGATGTACGCGGTGAAAACGAAAGCACGCGCAGGTATAGACATGGCGGCGCTCGCGGCGGCCGACGCCATGCTCAGTGGGCGCGGTGACGAGTGTGCGCGTGGGCAAACTATCGCCAGCCGAAACCAAATCGCACTTACGAAATGTGTCAGTGACGGAAATGACGTGTGGTTAACCGGGGCGCGGACCTTTGAGGTACTCGGCCAAACAGTCCCCATAACAGTGCGCGCAAAAGCCGGTTTACCAGCGCAAACAGGCTTTCAGTAG
- a CDS encoding DEAD/DEAH box helicase codes for MAAAEQRPGRDDILQVLTRIAAGSDRLITAIHVPQRDGQAQPWPTWVHPKVRNRFETRGIAKPWAHQVKGMDAVWNGRHTVVATGTGSGKSMVAWAPILSAVEQGDSTRLSALHARPSALYLAPTKALAADQMHSLHALAGNQLAARIGLADGDTAAEAKDWARAQADIVLTNPDYLHHVLLPGHERWTRLLARLRYIVVDEMHYWRGVLGSHIAMVLRRLLRLARHLGAQPVVVFLSATVAEPADAAARLIGVSSDQITCVDEDTSPAGSHDLVLWQGAQQMLDEVPIEEYLRAVAAAQDGTGVMRGEFQRRSATSEAAVLVSALVERGVRLLAFVRSRGAAETLAAQAGEQLAARGCGFQVAAYRGGFLPEERRELEQSLRTGSLRALATTNALELGIDISGLDATITAGWPGTRASMWQQVGRAGRSGDAGVSVLIASDNPLDSFLVHHPQMLLEQVEASTFDPANPFVLGPHLCAAAAELALTPADAQLFGLPDVSYFEQLAAHGYLRRRPAGWFWNVALPMRPSDLTDIRGSAGEVQVVDESTGSVIGTVNADQAHSQVHPGAIYVHQGRTYQVSELTRVPATPGASGSSAGTGGGRVALVNPVTTRLRTRPTVHQSVEILSEADSWVSADGAVRWCVGDVEVTSQVTDFDTLRLPGLQFVTNTALALPADTLRTVAVWWEIDSEAVRAAGVADRALPGALHAAEHASIGILPLLATCDRWDLGGLSTAEHEQTHAPTVFVHDGYPGGAGFANHGWLHARQWVEATLDVVATCECEAGCPRCIQSPKCGNGNEPLSKPGALALLRFLVQHCPE; via the coding sequence ATGGCTGCTGCTGAACAGCGGCCCGGACGCGACGACATCCTACAGGTACTCACCCGCATCGCGGCCGGTTCTGACCGTCTGATCACCGCGATTCACGTTCCTCAACGCGACGGGCAGGCGCAGCCGTGGCCCACGTGGGTGCACCCAAAGGTACGCAACCGGTTCGAAACCCGCGGTATCGCAAAACCGTGGGCCCACCAAGTAAAGGGCATGGACGCCGTGTGGAACGGCCGCCACACCGTGGTCGCAACGGGCACGGGATCAGGTAAATCCATGGTTGCGTGGGCACCGATTCTGAGCGCGGTCGAACAGGGGGATTCCACGCGCCTATCCGCACTGCACGCCCGTCCATCGGCCCTGTACTTAGCGCCTACGAAAGCGCTCGCGGCCGACCAGATGCATTCTTTGCACGCGCTTGCCGGTAACCAGCTGGCGGCCCGCATTGGGCTTGCGGATGGGGATACGGCTGCGGAGGCGAAAGACTGGGCGCGAGCCCAAGCGGACATCGTGTTAACAAACCCCGATTACCTGCACCACGTGCTACTGCCCGGCCATGAACGGTGGACGCGTTTGCTTGCCCGGTTGCGTTACATTGTGGTGGACGAAATGCATTACTGGCGAGGTGTTCTGGGGTCGCATATCGCGATGGTTCTGCGCCGACTGCTACGACTCGCCCGCCATTTAGGTGCACAACCGGTGGTCGTTTTCCTGTCCGCCACCGTCGCGGAGCCAGCAGATGCGGCGGCGCGTTTAATTGGGGTTTCTTCCGATCAGATTACCTGCGTGGATGAGGACACTTCCCCCGCTGGTTCGCACGATTTAGTTTTGTGGCAGGGCGCGCAGCAGATGCTGGATGAAGTTCCGATTGAAGAGTACCTGCGTGCCGTTGCCGCGGCGCAGGACGGCACGGGCGTTATGCGCGGTGAGTTCCAACGCCGTTCCGCCACGTCTGAAGCCGCTGTTCTGGTGAGTGCCCTGGTGGAGCGGGGCGTTCGCCTATTGGCTTTTGTGCGTTCGCGCGGGGCGGCGGAAACGCTGGCGGCACAGGCGGGGGAGCAGTTAGCAGCCCGCGGGTGTGGGTTTCAGGTGGCGGCTTACCGGGGTGGTTTTTTGCCTGAGGAACGCAGGGAACTCGAACAGTCTTTACGCACCGGTTCCCTGCGGGCCTTGGCGACGACGAATGCGCTTGAGTTAGGGATTGATATTTCTGGGTTGGATGCGACCATCACCGCTGGTTGGCCTGGGACCCGCGCGTCCATGTGGCAGCAGGTGGGGCGTGCGGGTCGCTCCGGTGACGCGGGGGTTTCCGTGTTGATTGCGTCCGATAATCCCCTGGATTCTTTTTTGGTTCACCACCCGCAGATGCTGTTGGAGCAGGTGGAGGCGTCTACGTTTGACCCCGCTAACCCGTTTGTGCTTGGCCCGCATTTGTGTGCGGCTGCGGCCGAGTTGGCGTTGACACCGGCTGATGCGCAGCTGTTTGGTCTGCCGGACGTGTCGTATTTTGAACAGTTAGCGGCTCATGGGTATTTGCGGCGTCGCCCGGCGGGTTGGTTTTGGAATGTGGCGTTGCCGATGCGGCCGTCGGATTTGACGGACATCCGCGGGTCTGCTGGGGAGGTGCAGGTTGTGGATGAGTCCACGGGGTCGGTGATTGGCACTGTGAATGCAGATCAGGCGCATTCGCAGGTGCATCCGGGGGCGATTTATGTGCATCAGGGGCGGACGTATCAGGTTAGTGAGCTCACCCGAGTGCCGGCCACCCCGGGGGCATCTGGTTCGTCTGCCGGTACTGGTGGGGGCCGGGTTGCGTTGGTGAATCCGGTGACGACCCGGTTGCGTACGCGTCCGACTGTGCATCAGAGCGTGGAGATTTTGAGTGAGGCAGACAGTTGGGTGAGTGCGGACGGGGCGGTTCGTTGGTGTGTTGGTGATGTTGAGGTTACGAGCCAGGTCACTGATTTTGACACGCTGCGCCTGCCGGGGTTGCAGTTTGTGACTAATACTGCGTTAGCACTACCTGCGGATACGCTGCGGACCGTGGCGGTTTGGTGGGAGATTGATTCTGAGGCTGTGCGCGCGGCGGGGGTTGCGGATCGGGCTTTACCTGGGGCGCTGCATGCTGCTGAGCATGCGTCGATTGGGATTTTACCGTTGTTAGCTACGTGTGACCGGTGGGATTTAGGGGGTTTGTCAACTGCGGAGCATGAGCAGACGCATGCGCCCACTGTTTTTGTTCACGATGGTTACCCGGGTGGCGCTGGGTTCGCTAACCACGGTTGGTTGCATGCCCGCCAGTGGGTTGAGGCGACGCTGGATGTGGTCGCCACGTGTGAATGTGAGGCCGGTTGTCCGCGCTGCATCCAATCCCCTAAGTGCGGTAACGGTAACGAGCCACTATCTAAACCTGGTGCGTTAGCTCTGTTGCGTTTCTTAGTGCAGCACTGCCCCGAGTGA
- a CDS encoding phosphatase PAP2 family protein, which translates to MTMAQIMRSRAQGRRNLRVASFVLMLVLLVALTMFAVRSQLGQTMDQVALDTVAATGARFRWVSAIMQRSVSPITIGVGTVLVMLVAVVVRRPALALRLGVLVVGANVTTQVLKTWVIARPFLHIGVDLPNSFPSGHMTVSLSLSLALVIACKQRIRSLVALIAALVNALVAIAIMGVGWHRPADIVGAVIVVALWALVLVPQEEATLQRDPTGTAMLTASGALMIVLLGLLTLANSLYWPVVNAVEGGQWVEEAVKAHHWPAVALSVELIAFALSSVVFLPAFITYLQSGRVNAPRNTGSKPRRTNAKSQRPSR; encoded by the coding sequence ATGACAATGGCACAAATAATGCGCTCTAGGGCGCAAGGCCGGCGGAACCTACGCGTGGCGTCGTTTGTGCTGATGCTAGTCCTACTTGTGGCTTTAACGATGTTCGCGGTGCGCAGCCAGTTGGGGCAAACCATGGATCAGGTGGCGCTAGATACGGTTGCGGCAACGGGCGCGCGCTTCCGGTGGGTGTCGGCCATTATGCAACGATCCGTGTCGCCTATCACAATTGGGGTTGGCACTGTTCTGGTGATGCTCGTGGCGGTGGTGGTGCGCCGCCCTGCGCTTGCACTGCGTCTGGGGGTGCTGGTGGTGGGCGCGAACGTCACCACCCAGGTTCTGAAAACGTGGGTTATCGCCCGCCCGTTCTTACATATTGGGGTGGACTTACCGAACTCGTTTCCCTCAGGCCACATGACTGTTTCACTGTCTTTATCACTTGCCCTCGTCATCGCGTGCAAGCAGCGGATTAGGTCTCTAGTTGCTTTGATCGCCGCCCTGGTGAACGCCCTGGTTGCGATCGCGATCATGGGGGTGGGGTGGCATCGGCCCGCAGATATTGTTGGCGCAGTAATTGTGGTGGCCTTGTGGGCGCTGGTGCTGGTACCTCAAGAAGAAGCGACGCTGCAACGCGACCCTACGGGAACTGCGATGCTCACCGCTTCGGGGGCATTAATGATTGTGCTGCTCGGCCTATTGACGTTGGCGAACAGTTTGTACTGGCCGGTAGTGAACGCGGTTGAGGGCGGCCAATGGGTGGAAGAAGCGGTGAAGGCCCATCATTGGCCCGCAGTTGCGCTGAGTGTGGAACTGATTGCGTTCGCTCTAAGCAGCGTGGTTTTTCTGCCTGCGTTCATCACTTATTTGCAAAGCGGACGCGTAAATGCGCCGCGGAATACGGGTAGTAAACCGCGGCGCACCAACGCTAAATCCCAGCGTCCCAGCCGGTAG
- a CDS encoding TadA family conjugal transfer-associated ATPase, with the protein MGIREVRQALARRKSAGNRRAVESAGGADGYEADVTCAAGAVDEGMARLASTRQLLQELAQVNASLAGPDPFLLRLLAEPAVTDVLVNPAGVWVERGGKLEPAGQLPRAMDVRALAVRMAAAAGVRLDDAAPIADGTLPDGTRLHAVLSPPAQGGPVISLRTKRPRSFTMRELIANNTVDPLTAQTIEQLVKARACVILTGATGSGKTTLLSAILSLVPADQRIICIEDVPELAPHHPHVVSLTSRNANVQGQGAISLTELVRAALRMRPDRIVLGECRGAEIREVMAALNTGHEGGWVTLHANDPADVPARLAALGALAGLTEDAVYRQAVAAFDAVIHVERTPEGRKVAQVSVFEPHLPLQAIPALTMGRKDEAWQQLKRILT; encoded by the coding sequence ATGGGAATCCGTGAAGTTAGACAAGCGTTAGCGCGCCGCAAGAGCGCAGGTAACAGGCGCGCAGTTGAATCAGCTGGTGGGGCTGACGGGTACGAGGCAGATGTAACCTGCGCGGCCGGTGCGGTAGATGAGGGGATGGCTCGGCTGGCCTCCACCCGTCAACTCTTGCAAGAACTTGCGCAGGTGAATGCTAGCCTTGCGGGCCCAGATCCGTTCTTGCTGCGGCTGCTAGCTGAACCGGCGGTCACGGACGTGCTCGTTAACCCCGCGGGAGTGTGGGTGGAACGCGGCGGTAAGTTAGAACCAGCTGGGCAGCTCCCGCGCGCTATGGATGTGCGGGCACTGGCCGTGCGGATGGCTGCGGCTGCAGGGGTTCGTTTAGATGACGCTGCTCCAATCGCGGATGGGACGCTGCCGGATGGAACGCGGCTGCACGCGGTCTTGTCACCACCGGCTCAGGGTGGGCCTGTGATTTCTCTGCGCACCAAACGCCCTCGCAGTTTCACTATGCGAGAGCTTATTGCAAACAACACGGTGGATCCCCTCACCGCTCAAACCATTGAGCAGCTGGTTAAAGCCCGTGCCTGCGTGATCCTCACGGGCGCTACCGGCAGTGGAAAAACCACACTATTGTCTGCAATCCTCAGCCTGGTGCCCGCCGATCAACGGATCATCTGTATCGAAGACGTCCCGGAGTTAGCTCCCCACCACCCGCACGTGGTTAGTTTGACTTCTCGGAACGCAAACGTGCAGGGGCAGGGCGCGATTTCGTTAACAGAACTGGTGCGCGCGGCGTTGCGTATGCGTCCGGACCGGATTGTTCTGGGTGAGTGCCGCGGCGCGGAGATACGCGAAGTGATGGCGGCGTTAAACACGGGGCATGAGGGTGGCTGGGTTACGCTTCACGCCAACGATCCCGCGGATGTGCCGGCGCGCCTCGCGGCCCTGGGGGCTCTTGCCGGGTTGACGGAGGACGCGGTGTACAGGCAGGCAGTTGCCGCTTTTGACGCGGTGATTCACGTGGAAAGAACTCCGGAGGGGCGCAAAGTCGCACAGGTGTCCGTGTTCGAACCACACTTGCCGTTACAGGCCATTCCAGCGCTCACAATGGGGCGAAAAGATGAGGCGTGGCAGCAGTTGAAACGGATTTTGACATGA
- a CDS encoding type II secretion system F family protein, protein MAAVETDFDMMLVLSLALTSVVSVSAVSFEVMRARRFRAYWWDRPKTSVQPQAIDDPAVLLAHVVSRLKCGLSTSDAWAGALAGTQAQVRVGAWRNSAQSGAQRNRTRAKGGFAMSVAASVDDLGVPELVRNHAAFAPYRSSIVAACQLSHDLGTPLAQTLEVVLEGIEDAKVADRARRVAQAGPRLSARLLLWLPALGLAAAWLLGADLPGILFDGAAGSLALALGIVLWIAGHRWTRKMVLAAAQTNSEGVDPVIEINLLASALRVGSSIPHALETVARACADPPLSHMGTLLRLGSPRTQMPTPHEYHAKICDALWPAWSAGASPMQLLTLAAQAIRKNRLTQTQEQAQQLGVKLVLPLGLCLLPAFVCIGVVPIVIMLFTAV, encoded by the coding sequence GTGGCAGCAGTTGAAACGGATTTTGACATGATGCTCGTGCTCAGCCTCGCCCTAACCTCAGTGGTGAGTGTGAGTGCCGTTTCCTTTGAGGTTATGCGGGCGCGGCGTTTCCGCGCTTACTGGTGGGATCGGCCCAAAACGAGTGTGCAACCGCAGGCTATTGACGACCCAGCGGTCCTGCTTGCCCACGTGGTTTCGCGCTTGAAATGCGGCCTGTCAACCTCAGACGCCTGGGCGGGAGCGCTCGCGGGCACGCAAGCGCAAGTGCGTGTGGGGGCTTGGAGAAACAGTGCGCAATCGGGGGCGCAGCGAAACAGGACCCGGGCCAAGGGTGGGTTCGCGATGAGTGTCGCGGCGAGTGTAGACGACCTGGGCGTACCTGAGCTAGTGCGTAACCACGCCGCGTTCGCACCCTACCGCAGTTCCATCGTGGCGGCGTGCCAGTTAAGCCACGATTTAGGTACCCCGTTGGCGCAGACTCTTGAAGTCGTACTTGAGGGCATTGAAGACGCGAAAGTGGCAGATCGGGCGCGGCGCGTGGCTCAGGCAGGTCCGCGGTTGAGTGCGCGGCTCCTCCTGTGGCTCCCCGCGCTGGGGTTGGCAGCCGCCTGGTTACTGGGCGCTGACCTGCCTGGCATACTCTTCGACGGCGCCGCAGGTTCCCTCGCGTTAGCACTGGGAATCGTGCTGTGGATCGCCGGGCACCGGTGGACGCGCAAAATGGTGCTGGCCGCGGCGCAGACCAACTCTGAGGGCGTGGATCCGGTGATAGAAATCAACTTGCTCGCATCGGCACTGCGGGTCGGCTCATCCATCCCCCACGCATTGGAAACCGTTGCGCGCGCATGCGCAGATCCACCACTTAGCCACATGGGGACGCTGCTGCGGTTAGGATCTCCCCGCACGCAGATGCCAACGCCTCATGAGTATCACGCAAAAATTTGCGATGCCCTGTGGCCCGCCTGGTCCGCTGGTGCATCCCCAATGCAACTCTTAACTCTGGCGGCGCAGGCGATACGAAAAAACCGGTTGACGCAAACCCAAGAGCAAGCCCAGCAGCTGGGAGTAAAACTCGTGCTTCCCCTCGGCCTGTGCCTACTGCCCGCTTTCGTGTGCATAGGGGTGGTGCCAATCGTGATCATGCTGTTCACAGCAGTGTAA
- the mgrA gene encoding L-glyceraldehyde 3-phosphate reductase, producing MIPLTESADLYKASDDRYDKMPYRRLGTTGLKLPAISLGFWHNFGDDKPLQTQRDIVHYAFDHGITHFDLANNYGPPRGSAEKNFGRIFHEDLAHYRDEIVISTKAGWDMQPGPYGFGGSRKYLLESLNQSLDRMGLDYVDIFYSHRPDADTDLEETMLALHSAVTSGKAMYVGISSYSAADTKRAQSIMRDLGTPLVIHQPSYSMLNRWIETDELLETLAQENMGAITFSPLAQGMLTDRYLDGIPEDSRAAAGKSLDPDWLSDANLKHIRALNDIAKERGQSLAQMALAWVLRERGGVHVDSALVGASSVKQLANSLGALENLEFSDEEIKQIDQHAKDSGINIWKSATESTQER from the coding sequence ATGATTCCACTAACAGAAAGTGCCGATCTCTACAAAGCTTCTGACGATAGGTACGATAAAATGCCCTACCGCCGCCTCGGCACAACCGGGCTGAAACTCCCCGCCATCTCGCTTGGATTTTGGCATAACTTCGGTGACGACAAACCCCTCCAAACTCAACGCGACATCGTCCACTACGCATTCGACCACGGCATCACCCACTTCGACCTGGCGAACAACTACGGGCCCCCACGCGGCTCTGCAGAAAAGAACTTCGGCCGCATCTTCCACGAAGACCTGGCGCACTACCGCGACGAAATCGTGATCTCCACAAAGGCCGGGTGGGACATGCAGCCCGGCCCCTACGGATTCGGGGGCTCACGCAAATACCTACTCGAAAGCCTGAACCAGTCCCTCGACCGCATGGGCCTAGACTACGTGGACATCTTCTACTCCCACCGGCCCGACGCGGACACGGACCTGGAGGAAACCATGCTTGCCCTCCACAGCGCGGTGACGAGTGGGAAAGCCATGTACGTTGGGATCTCCTCTTACTCCGCGGCGGACACGAAACGGGCCCAATCGATTATGCGTGACCTGGGTACCCCCCTGGTGATCCACCAGCCGTCCTACTCTATGCTGAACCGGTGGATTGAAACCGATGAGCTTCTGGAGACCCTCGCGCAAGAAAACATGGGTGCCATCACGTTCTCCCCACTTGCGCAAGGCATGCTCACCGACCGGTACCTAGATGGTATTCCTGAGGATTCCCGCGCAGCAGCAGGGAAATCACTCGACCCCGACTGGCTGTCGGACGCGAACTTGAAACACATTCGCGCACTCAACGACATAGCGAAAGAACGCGGCCAGTCACTCGCCCAGATGGCACTCGCCTGGGTGCTGCGTGAACGCGGTGGTGTCCACGTCGACTCCGCACTCGTGGGAGCCTCGTCCGTGAAACAGTTAGCGAACTCCCTGGGAGCGCTCGAGAACCTCGAGTTCTCAGACGAAGAGATTAAACAGATTGATCAGCACGCCAAAGACTCTGGGATCAACATCTGGAAGAGCGCAACAGAGTCCACCCAAGAGCGGTAA
- a CDS encoding Sir2 family NAD-dependent protein deacetylase, whose product MTSTTQEAGKQLADLMRGRTTMIVAGAGMSTDAGLPDYRGTGSSGTPTVDYDLFMSDKKWQRWVWQRNQETWRAVTRLQPTPAHRVVAKWQAEGLVNGVATQNVDGLDARAGIKDPMLLHGTFALVTCTSCGSQFPREDVDEWMRKLNPSVVDDPDPAHCAILAEADEAGADASTFEPAPCPKCGGVLKPDVVFFGEMLPMEAMSRAYAAAAAADVVLALGTSLLVGTGLWVVSEGLQSGADFAIVNLGPTAADNYATLRIEGNVSDILQAADQAL is encoded by the coding sequence ATGACCTCAACAACACAAGAAGCGGGTAAACAGTTAGCGGACTTAATGCGCGGGCGCACCACCATGATCGTAGCTGGTGCCGGCATGTCAACCGACGCGGGCTTACCGGATTACCGCGGCACCGGATCTTCCGGAACCCCCACGGTGGATTACGACCTGTTCATGTCCGACAAGAAGTGGCAACGTTGGGTGTGGCAGCGCAACCAGGAAACTTGGCGTGCCGTCACCCGCCTGCAACCCACGCCCGCGCACCGCGTGGTGGCGAAGTGGCAGGCCGAAGGTCTCGTGAACGGAGTGGCGACGCAGAACGTGGACGGCTTAGATGCGCGCGCTGGGATAAAGGATCCGATGCTGCTGCACGGCACGTTCGCCCTAGTGACATGCACTAGTTGTGGTTCGCAGTTTCCGCGTGAGGACGTGGATGAGTGGATGCGGAAGTTGAACCCCAGTGTGGTGGATGACCCAGATCCAGCGCACTGCGCGATTCTAGCTGAGGCAGATGAGGCGGGTGCGGATGCGTCTACTTTTGAACCGGCGCCATGCCCGAAGTGCGGTGGGGTGCTGAAACCGGACGTCGTGTTTTTTGGGGAAATGCTGCCGATGGAAGCTATGTCCCGCGCCTACGCAGCAGCCGCGGCCGCCGACGTCGTACTCGCCTTAGGCACGTCACTTCTGGTTGGTACCGGGTTGTGGGTAGTATCTGAGGGCCTGCAATCTGGCGCAGACTTCGCAATCGTGAACCTGGGGCCCACCGCGGCCGACAACTACGCGACCTTGCGGATTGAAGGCAACGTGTCCGACATCCTGCAAGCTGCTGACCAAGCGCTCTAG
- a CDS encoding DUF4244 domain-containing protein: MRINKQITEQQDAALVPIVHHLDDDEAGMVTAEYAVGIIAAVAFAGLLLAVVKSGSVQGLLEGIISKALNV; the protein is encoded by the coding sequence ATGCGTATTAACAAGCAAATTACCGAGCAGCAAGATGCTGCACTAGTGCCGATAGTGCACCACTTGGATGATGACGAAGCGGGGATGGTCACCGCGGAATACGCCGTGGGTATTATCGCGGCGGTCGCCTTTGCGGGGCTCCTGCTGGCGGTCGTGAAATCCGGGAGCGTGCAGGGTCTGCTCGAGGGCATTATCTCGAAGGCCCTTAATGTATAA
- a CDS encoding amino acid ABC transporter permease yields MQIVLNNADLLLAGLGRTLAMAALGYIGALILGTIIAIFRVSPVPVLRGFGTLYVQFFRNIPLLTLMILTVFALPDAGLQLSFFTAATLAVVLSSAAFVCETIRSGINTVSVGQSEASRALGMNMFQQLRYVILPQAFASMIQPLVNVFIGTVIGTSLASAVGVAELTNITQQLNLRYAEAVLMFVVSGICYLAIAFGGGALGVWLQRRVDRRFSRPTKREGRAAVERFQQEQGEMA; encoded by the coding sequence ATGCAGATTGTTCTAAATAACGCAGACCTACTGTTAGCCGGGCTCGGCCGCACCCTCGCGATGGCCGCGCTCGGCTACATAGGTGCCCTAATCTTGGGAACCATAATCGCCATTTTCCGGGTCAGCCCCGTTCCCGTCCTGAGGGGGTTCGGCACCCTCTACGTGCAATTCTTCCGTAACATCCCGCTGCTGACCCTCATGATCCTCACGGTTTTCGCCCTGCCCGACGCGGGCCTGCAACTATCGTTCTTCACCGCCGCCACCCTCGCCGTCGTCCTATCTTCAGCTGCGTTCGTGTGCGAAACCATCCGGTCAGGCATCAACACGGTTTCGGTTGGGCAGTCGGAAGCCTCCCGCGCCCTGGGGATGAACATGTTCCAACAACTGCGTTACGTAATCTTGCCACAAGCATTCGCATCGATGATTCAACCACTGGTTAACGTCTTTATCGGAACAGTTATTGGTACCTCACTGGCATCCGCAGTGGGAGTTGCGGAACTAACGAACATAACCCAGCAACTGAACCTGCGTTACGCCGAAGCGGTACTCATGTTCGTGGTCTCTGGCATTTGCTACCTGGCGATCGCGTTCGGGGGCGGCGCATTAGGCGTGTGGCTTCAACGCCGTGTAGACCGCCGGTTCTCCCGCCCCACCAAACGGGAAGGCCGCGCCGCGGTGGAACGGTTCCAACAGGAACAAGGAGAGATGGCATGA
- a CDS encoding amino acid ABC transporter permease, with translation MSTRNANLKNKTGQGRKVTPTRILFDEPGPKGRRNILIVSAVFVVLLALAIAGGWYQLWWNYQLEPDKWLPFLQPDLLRFFGRGALGTITATLVAAVFTFPLALLLALGRLSKNRVVSLTVGGWVEVFRSLPLLLLVYAFLLAAPRYGLNLPTFWVLVVPMIISCSATTAEVFRAGIQAVPRGQTEAALSLGMSSNQVSWLVVIPQALRLVAPNLLTQLVSLLKDSTLGFVVSYADLMHQGQLYSAQSNSYIQTYALIAVIYVAINIALTQLANRWRAA, from the coding sequence ATGAGCACACGCAACGCCAACCTCAAGAACAAAACCGGCCAAGGGCGCAAAGTTACCCCCACCCGGATACTCTTTGACGAACCCGGCCCCAAAGGGCGGCGCAACATCCTCATTGTCTCCGCCGTGTTCGTCGTCCTGCTTGCCCTCGCGATCGCGGGCGGCTGGTACCAACTGTGGTGGAACTACCAGCTGGAACCCGACAAGTGGCTCCCATTTCTACAGCCCGACCTGCTGAGGTTCTTTGGCCGCGGTGCACTGGGCACAATCACCGCCACCCTGGTGGCCGCCGTATTCACCTTCCCCCTGGCACTACTGCTTGCCCTCGGGCGCCTGTCAAAAAACCGGGTCGTATCCCTAACTGTAGGCGGTTGGGTGGAAGTGTTCCGCTCCCTTCCCCTCCTGCTGCTGGTGTACGCGTTCTTGCTTGCAGCGCCCCGGTACGGACTTAACCTGCCCACGTTCTGGGTGCTGGTGGTCCCCATGATCATCAGCTGCTCCGCCACCACTGCCGAAGTGTTCCGCGCCGGCATTCAAGCTGTTCCACGTGGGCAGACCGAAGCTGCGCTATCACTGGGGATGAGCTCGAACCAAGTGTCGTGGCTCGTCGTGATTCCCCAAGCCCTGCGGTTAGTGGCCCCCAACCTGCTGACCCAGCTCGTGTCGCTACTCAAAGACTCCACCCTCGGTTTCGTCGTCTCCTACGCTGACCTGATGCACCAAGGGCAGCTGTATTCCGCGCAGTCAAACTCCTACATTCAAACCTACGCGCTGATCGCAGTGATTTACGTGGCCATCAACATTGCCCTCACTCAGCTGGCGAACCGGTGGCGCGCCGCTTAA
- a CDS encoding LytR C-terminal domain-containing protein — translation MTAPSNNTPPPPGNPAPTLTPRQQYRAFREARQSKVFTVIAVVMLAVTLISILVLAGTIRIPFISDFSESTEYVEKSGDVPCPPENAAGVKLDGTKAVILNATSRSGLANSVQDALKSYGVKVTDTGNYVGQFYGATQITADADHVAQAYSLARVFPDAKVKFSASPNDKLTILLGENFSDMLPPEQAKTVLQDKNAQISKPENCKLLPGQE, via the coding sequence GTGACTGCACCGAGCAACAACACCCCGCCCCCTCCTGGCAACCCCGCGCCCACACTAACGCCGCGGCAACAGTACCGAGCGTTCCGCGAAGCCCGCCAAAGCAAAGTGTTCACCGTAATCGCGGTCGTGATGCTTGCGGTTACCCTCATCTCCATCCTGGTTCTAGCAGGCACCATCCGCATCCCCTTCATCTCAGACTTTTCTGAAAGCACCGAGTACGTTGAAAAAAGCGGAGACGTGCCCTGCCCTCCAGAAAATGCCGCGGGCGTAAAACTAGACGGTACCAAAGCGGTTATTTTAAACGCCACGTCTCGATCTGGGCTTGCGAACTCGGTGCAAGACGCGCTCAAAAGCTACGGGGTGAAAGTTACGGACACGGGTAACTACGTTGGGCAGTTCTACGGGGCCACGCAAATAACGGCAGATGCCGACCACGTTGCGCAGGCGTACTCACTGGCCCGCGTGTTCCCAGATGCGAAAGTGAAGTTCTCGGCCTCCCCCAACGACAAGCTCACGATTCTGCTTGGCGAAAACTTCTCTGACATGCTTCCTCCAGAGCAGGCGAAAACCGTGCTGCAAGACAAGAACGCGCAAATCAGCAAGCCGGAAAACTGCAAGCTACTGCCCGGGCAAGAATAA